The following proteins come from a genomic window of Girardinichthys multiradiatus isolate DD_20200921_A chromosome 8, DD_fGirMul_XY1, whole genome shotgun sequence:
- the LOC124872154 gene encoding molybdopterin synthase sulfur carrier subunit-like isoform X3, producing the protein MSAQVTVLYFAKSAELTGLKEEELVAVPTPISSRDLWALLLRKQPRLVALQGHVVLAVSQQYVAIGDHQVTLADGDEVAVVPPLSGG; encoded by the exons GTGACCGTGCTGTACTTTGCTAAGAGCGCTGAACTGACTGGACTGAAAGAGGAGGAGCTTGTTGCTGTACCGACACCCATCAGCAGTCGGGACCTCTGGGCTCTGTTGCTACGGAAACAGCCCAG GCTCGTGGCACTGCAGGGTCACGTGGTCCTGGCGGTGAGCCAGCAGTACGTTGCCATTGGCGACCATCAGGTGACTCTGGCGGACGGAGACGAGGTGGCTGTGGTGCCGCCGCTCAGCGGAGGATAG
- the LOC124872154 gene encoding molybdopterin synthase catalytic subunit-like isoform X1 yields the protein MSEEPRDVFRLSCDWLSVQEVVDSVSSSSCGAVSLFIGTTREDQVDGRKVIGLEYEAYEPMAQSEFSKLCGNMRARWPSLLHICIHHRLGWVKVGEASIVMAISSPHRHDGQQAVQYCVSQLKAHVPIWKKEVYDTQVASWKENAECWWSERSCSESEMKEN from the exons ATGTCCGAGGAGCCCAGGGACGTCTTCAGACTGAGCTGTGATTGGCTGTCTGTACAGGAAGTGGTGGACTCTGTCAGCAGCTCCTCCTGTGGAGCCGTCTCCTTGTTTATAG GTACAACTCGAGAAGACCAGGTGGACGGCAGGAAGGtgattggtctggagtatgagGCGTATGAGCCCATGGCCCAATCAGAGTTCTCCAAGCTGTGTGGGAACATGAGAGCACGTTGGCCCAGTCTGCTCCACATCTGCATCCACCACCGCCTGGG GTGGGTGAAGGTTGGCGAGGCCAGCATTGTCATGGCAATTTCATCTCCGCACCGCCATGACGGTCAGCAGGCCGTCCAGTACTGCGTCAGCCAGCTGAAGGCTCACGTCCCCATCTGGAAGAAG GAAGTGTATGACACCCAGGTGGCAAGCTGGAAGGAGAACGCCGAGTGTTGGTGGTCAGAGAGGAGCTGCTCAGAgtctgaaatgaaagaaaactga